The Longimicrobiaceae bacterium genome segment GCTGTTCGAGGGGATCGCCTGGAGCACCGGCGAGGTCTTCGCGGCGACCGTGGCGCGGCTGCGGCAGGCGCGGATCGAGCCCGCACTGCTGGAGACGCTGGCCGACGTGGACGAGGTGGAGGACCTTCCCCCCGGCTGGCGCGAGTGGGTCGATGGGGGTAGGCCTCTCGGTAGATCGGCATGTCAGAGGAACAGGTGACAGGGGCGCAGGAAGTGCGGCACCGGGCAGGGTCGCTGTGGACCGGATCGCCGCCAGCTCGTCTGTGCTCCGCGCCTGCTGCAGCGCCCCGAGGTTTCTCCAGTTCCTGCCGTCTACCTGCTATCGTGGAGGGAAATCGTGGATCTTTCTCGGACTCCGCGGCTTGAGGGAATCGCTGTGCTGGAGCGCCCCTGCCCGATGGTGCACGGCCGACTCGTCGACCACGGGCATCGGAATCGATCCAATGAACGGTGGAGGGAAGTGCTCGACTACGCGAAGGAGATGGGATTCAGGTACGTTCGCGGCGGTGTCCCATGGAACAAGGTCTGGCTGGCCGAAGATCGCTTCGATTGGTCACGGCTGGATGCCGAGTTCGCGTATGCGGAGGAGATCGGACTCACCATCGTTCCCATTCTGGCTCACATGAGCTACGAGTGGGAGAGTGGCTGGATGCGGGGGCCGAACGGTGAGCACGCGCTCGAGCGGGAAGATCTCGGTGAGTTCATGGCGCACTATACGCGCCTCTATCTCACTCGCTACCGGAGATACCTTCGTGCAGGATTCGTCCCGATCGTCGAGATCGGCGGGGAGCCCCACAACCACGTCATCACCGGGTTCTGGGAGCCTCACCGCAAAGACGATCATGCGACGCGAGAGCTGATGATCGCCAACCTCGTGAAGGCTTTCAACGCGAGCGCAGCGGTTGCGCATGAGAGGGAGTTCGGCATCACGGTGATTGCGTGTGAAGCACGAGAGTGTCTCTTTTCCGCGATCCAGCTCGATGCCGACATCTTCGGCACCAACTTCTATGCATTCGCCCACCGGGGAGAGTCGCTCGCGGATGGACTCTCCGACTGGCGAAGGACGTTCCTCGAGGTGCGCCGCATCGATCCGGTATTCGCGGTTCTCGAGTGGGGCTCACCCGAGTACATGGACCCCGCCAGGAACTTCGAGAGAGAGCCCGGGACTCCCGAGCCCGGGAGATCCGTGAACCGGGAGAAGGAGGACCAGCTCCTCCTTTCATGGCTCCTGGAGTGCAGAGCCCGGGGGATCAAACTGGCGTTCGCCTGCAGATACCTGGTGGGAAACTTCTGGCATCATCATCTGACACAGCCGAGCGAGGGACTGGAGTGCGATCGGAACGGACTCGTCGACGTCCACTGGAATCCCGATCTCGGCGATTACGAGTACCACCCCTGCTGGGAGCTTGCGCGAAGGTTTCAGCAGATCATCGAGACCTACAACCAGGACCGGTAGGTCCATGCGGCACAGCACTCCTGCGACAATGGGAGGTTTTTGCGTGCGCTCGATGGCGGCGCCTGGTGCTGGTCCGTGAACTGCTCGTCGAGGTGAGCCACTGGATCTCGCCGCGAGCGGGCGGGGTCAGCGGTAGCGCTCCGCCAGGCGGGCCGGGTCGGCTCCCAGCCGGTATGCCAGGCGCAGGCGCCACATCAGCAGGATGGTCCGGAGCACCCCCCGGGTCTCCCAGCGGCGGCTGGAGGTCACGACCGGCTCCCGGAGGCAGAGCGGGCGGCCCCTGCGGCGCAGCGCGCGGGAGAGAGCCACGTCCTCCATCAGCGGGATCTCCGGGAACCCTCCCACGGCCGCGAGCCAGTCCCGCCGCACGAAGATCCCCTGGTCGCCCGTGGCGATCCCGGTGAGCCGCGACCGGAGCGAGATCATCCGCTCCACCACGCGCAGCAGGGGGTGGCGCCCGGTGAGGCGCACGTCGAAGCGCCCCCACCCCGCCCCGCTCCGCGCCAGCCCCTCCAGCACCAGCCGGTCCGCGCCCTCCGGGAGGCGGGTGTCCGCGTGCAGGAAGAGGAGAACGTCCCCCCCTGCCACCCGCGCACCGGCGTTCTGCTGGCGGGCGCGCCCCCGCTCCGAGCGGAGCACCCGGTCCGCGAGCGGGAGGGCGCGCTCCGCCGTGCCGTCTCCGCTCCCCCCGTCCACCACCACCACCTCGTGCCCGCGAGAGCGGAGCGCCTGCAGCGGGGCGAGCGTGGCGGAGATCCCCTCCGCCTCGTCGAGGGTGGGGACCACCACCGTGATCCGTCGTGTCCGCGGGAGGGGCGAGGGCATGCGGAAGAGTACCAGCGGGGCGCCGAGAACGAAATCCTTGACTCTACGAACCTCGTCGTACATCTTGCTACGAAGATCGTCGTACGAAGCCGCTCACAGGATGCGCGAAGACATGGCCACACCCCAGCCCACTCCCGCGGAGCTGGAGATCCTCCGGGTCCTCTGGGAGCGCGGCCCCAGCACCGTGCGCGAGGTGCACGACGCGCTGCACCGCACCGAGCCGGTGGGCTACACCACCGTGCTCAAGATGCT includes the following:
- a CDS encoding TIGR04283 family arsenosugar biosynthesis glycosyltransferase produces the protein MYDEVRRVKDFVLGAPLVLFRMPSPLPRTRRITVVVPTLDEAEGISATLAPLQALRSRGHEVVVVDGGSGDGTAERALPLADRVLRSERGRARQQNAGARVAGGDVLLFLHADTRLPEGADRLVLEGLARSGAGWGRFDVRLTGRHPLLRVVERMISLRSRLTGIATGDQGIFVRRDWLAAVGGFPEIPLMEDVALSRALRRRGRPLCLREPVVTSSRRWETRGVLRTILLMWRLRLAYRLGADPARLAERYR